The following is a genomic window from Bombus vancouverensis nearcticus chromosome 15, iyBomVanc1_principal, whole genome shotgun sequence.
AGTTATTAATGCTATTTCTCATTGTTTGAGAacgttgaaaaatattattacctTTACCTTTAATTCTttaatcatgaaaatggaagatatatttgtgatatttattaatatattatcatcGAATTCAAAGATTATAATAAGATCCATCTTGTATCAACATCAAGATTCGAGAAATTTAgagatgaaaaaatatatggaaagtatataatatgtaaaaatatgtaaaatataccgAAAATAGAATACTTATGATGATATTTAGCAAGGGAAACGAACTTAACTACCATTTCTATAGTTGTGTTTACAAGAATCACATGACAGGATCGATGCTCACTTTTGgccaaaaaattgtaaaaactaCTGACGGATGAAGAATGGAATAGCAGTAAACAGGCTCCAACTCGATGGTGAAACGCGATACGAACGATACTGGTCTCGATATGGTGATGAAGTATCATATAAATTGCCAAACACCTGAACGTTTCAAAATCCACCACTATACGAAATCATTCTAACGCAATCAatcaaattctaaaatattcgaaaatcaCAAAAGCTCATTCCTAAACTTACTCGCACACCAAGAATTGGAAAAATTCGAATTGCTACGAATTAGGATCGTAAACGCGTGTATAATGTCGAAAGAAGGAAACGAACGCATAAAAGTTTCTAAATAGGctattaacgtaataccaacGGGGGCAACGGTCGAAAATAAAGGCAATTAAATCGGGATTATTCTTATCATCCGCAAATCCTCACATTCAAGCAATTCAAGCAAGTGAGTCAAGCAAGTTCGAACGCCTTGACGGGCCACTGCTATCGAGATATCTATTATCCCGCGAGCGTTCTATGCTTAGCGCactatacattatacatacagTGCACTAGCTATGCAAGTTGACCGATTCGTGTTACATAAGAAGAATCGAGGATCGACGGACTAGAATGAAATACAAGTCGCCTCGTCGCATTTTTATCCTGCGATGTCTATGGGTTGAAGTCGAGAAGCGGAACTTCGTTTTGAAAAAGATAATCGACATCTTTGCATCTTAAAATAGCGATAATCtacattataataattaaaaatgtaactTAGGAAGACGTCAAAGAAATACACGACCAATTTCAAAACCGCTTATATCGTTAAAACTATCTATACTCACGTTTTCACGAGCATTGGTACATTTCCAGAAACGATTATTAGCAAAGCAACGCGATGAACACGAGTATTTCCGCAGTAGGTGAGGAAAAATCGATTTATCAGTGATAATCGTGGGAAATCCGATGGCCTGCTGTCACGTGTCGAATCGACGATCAACCCAAGCAACGGGCTCCCTGTTGATTATCCAACTCCTCTCTGCATAGCTAGGCAGTAATTATGAAAGCGGCTGAACTGGCACATCGATCGTCGTGCATCCACCGCTAATTACAATCTTCGACGCGTCGTAAACGTGACAGGGTGTAATTAACCGAGTCCTTCCGTCGATCAAATACGAAAATCAACGGACCAACGATAATCTAGACCGTTTCATCACGGTAGACTTAAAAAAAGCGTTGCGTTAGATTCTAAAGCAAAGACTCGACTAATTTCCAGCAGGCAGTCAATAGTCGACGTTCAGCTAATTAAATCTTATACAACGTATTGTCCCTTTTTATTTCGTAACGTATGGAGATgcgtaacttaatacgtgacgCGCGAAGGTTTGCCGAAAGGTTTCCTTCCCGTTAACGGGCTTCGCAGACGCATAACTCGCTTGAATTCGCACCGGGGATCTTCCGGCTTTGTTGGAACAATACGCGCGCGGAATTAGCCTATATGCGTTACGTAATTCGTCCGTAACATTGCAGTTGCATCCAGATACTCGATATTCCTATTCAAGTTTAAATGACAAATGAAAGAGCAAGCGTGAAAAAATAACGAAGACAAACACAAAAACCTACTAAAACGACTAGAATAAGCTGATGAGACATCTATCTTTAAGTCGATTTAATAAAGATTATAGCAAGTTGATTTAGTTGAttagttattatattattatagtataGTTGGTTTGGAAACGAGTAAGCTGGATCTAAATATTAAAATCTTATgattattttcatataataaattcgTTAAAATGTTTTGGTCATTCGGTGCAACAAAAGTTGTATCTTTTCGAGGCACGAAGCTCCAGCCATTGTTCCTGGTTGGGGACGTACATTTCCGCTGGCATGCGTTCCAATCCCGGGGATTCGGGCGATCCATGCTCGTTTGTTCTTCTGGCTGAAACATTAGATAGAGTAAAAGATCTTTTCTTACCATTTCGAATTCAAGTCGCCCTAATTTTATGATAATTCTATTTCGTACTGAGTCTTTTACGCATAGAAATAGCCTCGCCAGGATGTCGAAGGAGCAATCGACCCACTCCTTCACATCGTCGCAGCACTTCGTTTTTCAAAAGATGATCTCGTACATTCTGAGAAATAATCGGGCAATTTGTCACCCATTTCGATACGTATGCGAAGTCCGTAAGCAATTGCAACGCACCATATTCgctaaaagatatttttaaaaatgtaaaatctaATTTATATCGTATCGTGTTTCTATTTCGCTTCTTCTTGTCACTTTTTTTTACCGGAAATAAAGATCAGGATCAGCTGACGATTTACCTGAATTTAATACGATGCAGATAGATGTAATCCAGCCATGCCTCGCACATAATTTTCAGAATCATATTCGACGTCTCGGGGTCTTCAATAACTTCTAACACCGGAAGCAATACTTTCTCTGCGGAATAGACAGCTTTAGAGAATCAAGCGTACGTGTAAGAGCGATTTGCTTACCGAAATACGACTCCACGTAAAGACTAGCAGTCACTGGAGCGACGTCGCTCCCTTTCCTCCAGTAACTTGACCGTGGAAAACACATGTGTAGATTCGCTAGGCTGACCACGCGGCAGATTTTTGCCAGAATTTCTACACACTTTCCGGTACACTTCTGTGGAAAAACAACAGGAAGTATATAAAAACAGAAACCTCAGCAGAGCTGCCGAACGCTTACAAATCATCGCTTACCTGGAGTAAATCTATGTTGACATTTACTTCAGACACGATTTTCGCTCTCATTTTCGCGCAAACATATACCTGAACACTGACAGAATCCGTTGACAATGTACTTGTATGATCAGCCAGCTGaaacatagaaaataatttaacacAGTGTAAAAACTTTTAATGAAGAAAATTATACGTTaaagaagaatattaaaaaataactaGTTGTTTAATGAGCCTAAGCTTTACCTTTAAATATGAAAGTTCTTCGAGACAGTTCACTATGTCACCTTTTACCAAAAGAAAGAACACGTCAAGTTCCCACGTATGAGCTATGATTTTCGCCTCCTGCACAATCCATAGTCTCGCTGTATGTACCGAATGATCTAATCGATGGAGGATGACGATCTGTTCCGATAGTGGTAGCTCTATCAATGGTGCTCCTATCACCCATTCACCGCCTGCCTCGCATTCGTTGCTCAACCTAACGAGCAGTTGGAACAATTCTACGAACATTTGGCCCGTGTCAGACACCTGGAAATTCACACAAACCCTTTTAAATCATTCTATGTGTTGGGATTAGAAAGGTATGGTATGTAGCATTTTAATTTGTAGAGTACCCGATCGCTAAACCTAAACACTATGTATAAtcgcaatttattaatattattttattctttacttgagtattttttttaataaaaagagaaCTTACCTCCGTGAAGGAAGCTTTCGACTGACATTTAAAAGCTGATGTATAAGCCAGTCTAAAGAACTGATCCCATTCTGTAATCGTGGCGTGGTAACCAAGTGCATCACAAAGATTCTGTAACGCTGGTCTCACCGTCTGTGGtactaaaattttaataaatatacgtAATTGTTTGTATTACGTGAAACTTTTAAGTGTGTGTTTCATATTGATATTTCTTTTATACCATGATTCTTCTGGATGAATTGACTAAGCCAGTCTTTAAGCTGCTGTGCTCCATGATTATGACGAGTAGCCAGAGCCTCCGAAGACCACCAGAGAACCACGTGATCCAGAATACCTGATAGAGCGCCCCACGCAACTTCTTGATAATAATTCTTCACCTTCTTTATCGCACTGCTTCTCAATCTTGTCTCGCCTTTCACGACcgtgaatattttataatgtttcaCGGGTTGGTAATTTCAATGTTGGTGGTTTCAATGTTAGACGGATTGGTAATTAAGAATGAAATTTAGTCCGCAAGCACAGGAGGCTAGGTCCGATTAATTCTGACACATACAGTCAGGGAGaattcgacgaaatattcgtCATTAATTACTATCTAGATTATATTTCTCTGTTACTATTCTATTAAACTGTAtaagcaattttattttttaagtgaATTTCATTATCACGTAAAggtaaaaattctttttatttaaacctACGCTTTGTTACTGTAAAATAAAGTTCTAATTCATTCGATACACATGATAAAAATGGCCACACCTGCGCCAGGCAAGAGTTAAACAATGAAAAAGATTTTCTTGTTTACCTTTGCTAGTTTTTAACGCATCAGTGCCAAATAATTTCGGTGAAACATCTTGCACGACGTTTAACAGCCTCAGTACCTGTTCATTTTGAGTATTGACTAATGTCTGAATGCTCTCAATATTTGATACCTCCAACTCCGTTCTCGACGCGGAACTTTCGATCGGCGGCGTTAAATGTCTCGTAAGCGCTCTGCGAAACAATTTTTCGTGAAATACGCGACAAAAATAGAATAGTCTTTTATACTAATTTAATACTGGCTGCCCTGACCGATAAATCTCGATACTCGAATTTTCGGAAACGTCGGCGTCGCCAGATATTGTCGTAGAGGGATCGGTTTTCTCGCGGGGCTTGTAATTTGCTAAAAGGCAGTCAATGAGTTCGTGGCAAGATTCTTCCGCTCTATTTTTGGCCAGCATCTGGAATCAAGTCGTAGATCATTTATTGTTCGAACTTTGATCTAGAAAATCAATCGAACAATCTATCGACTTAGCTTTTAATATCATTCTATTCGTTTTGTCGAATTTGTGCCAAGAAATTCACGATTTCGTTCGTTGAAAATTTGAAACACTATAGGTTTcagaaagaaaaattgaacgaaCAAAATTTTCATAGTGATGTAGTACAATTTTGAGAAAAACTTTCACCTGCAATATTCGAGTAACGGATATCTTCTTCATTGGTTCCAGTATATAAGGACAATCATTACAGAATACGCTTGTTGAAGGACCAGAAACCTCGATATCCATGTCTAATACATCGTTATAAATGTTCACCAACCTAGAACCAATAGGTTTTTATTAGTCGAATGAAAATTCAACGTACGACCCTACGGTATTCACCTAAAAATAATCCTAAGCAACTCGTCACTCTTACAATCGACGATTTCGTTTATCAAATTAGAAGTGAACCTTACGAGTACGTTCAATTTTCGTTTTAATATCGTCAAGAAATGACGCATCTTATACTTGTAAATCAGATGTGTACTAAGACTCGTCGTACTGATCGATTTGTACCCTTTCGTTATCTCTTCTAGATCGTTTGCAACTCTCTTATATAcctgtatataaaatacaaataaaaattcgtTCAATTCAATACAAAGATAATTTGACAATCATCATAATTATTTGTGAATATACTGCGGATATTtacacaattttataaattaattttgattgactaaagaaataaaacctAAATAGAGAATCCAAATCGAATCTAAAATTCGGTTCATCTACTagatgttataacataaattggatgttatatatatttttacatattatatgcgttctgtgcatttttgaacctttaaattttccataaatgcatgaaCATTTGCAGTCTATTCGTGAAGGAATAGAAGTACCTTTTTACctaaattattctttatttacgAAAAATTTCAAAGATCTTACGAAACCATCTTTATGAAACTTCATCTATACTAAAAATAATGATgctataaaataatagaaattttctgaacgatatgaaaatagaaaatgaaatttcaattcttTCTTTTTGGATACAGAACAAAAAAAGCAGAGAACACTTTATTTAATTCGAGCAGCTTCCGTAGAAATATCTTTCATTCACGACACCAAAGGGCATATTGCAGGCTAATTTCATTAATCGTACGGTTCATAATGAGAAATTAAACTACGACCAGTACTTTACCATGGAAAAACATATAAGGACTCATGTTTCGCACCTCGAATTCACAGATCTGTGAATCTGTGATGTCCTGGATGATTAAGGCTATGGATTCAATAAGATTGTCTATGCTCTCTGTAACCATCGACGAGTTGAGAAACCATTTCTCGAGAACGTCGCCTGGAGGTGGTAGCCACTTGCCGATATTTGCTCTGTAATTGGTATCCATGTGGCTAAGCTTCCACTAgcgaaaatttatatgtatcaaCACCTCTTTCAATCGATCATTCGGAAAACCGTATCGTTTTTATCGCTCATCATACATGTACTATGTACTACAGTCGTTTTGACTCCTTTGGAATGCAAAcacattattttttaaatcgtaGCCAAATGTAATAATTCCAAATCGAACGTCTTTTAGACGATgatgattaaaaattcattgtAAATAATTCCTTAAGAAGCTGATTGAATTGTCCTAGTAATCTTTCAATTCCACCGAATCACAAAACTGTCTTGCGAACTATGAGATTATTCACAGATATTTCAGATAGAAAAACAATCAAAAATACTTAGACAAAGAATGTTGAAATGTTAAAGGATAGAAGTTGAACTAGGAAATCTTATCGCATGGCAAAGTAGTCGTATGTAATCTGAGTAGAGTTGCCAGGGGAACGCCTAACGACTGACAGTCTGTGTCCAAAAACCAATGCATCAACTATGCTAGCTCATTCTTCATGATCAAATCATGTGGGAATTACCACATGTTTAAATTTAAGCTCAAATGCACTCAGTTTTGTTTGAAAAACGAACATAATTTTTTTACTTCTATAAGATTAATACTGCATCGCAGCCTGGAAATATCTAATCTATTCTTACAGATAACTTATTTTTAATGGTAACATATCAGTTATAATAGTTTGCCAGGAAGTGtgtacatttaattattttcatacagtatctataaattatatttattcatatacGACAGTTTTTAACGAAATGAATTGCTGTAGGGGATTCCTCGCTTATTTGCCAATTAAAAAATCGCACCAACGGAATTGGTATAATCATCGAAGAGATCAAGCCAGTGACGGTATGATTGTAGAGGTTAAAAGTTGTAAAGAATTTTAAACACAGTCATTGCAATAATGGGTAACTATTTTCTATGTATAAATACGTAGTTTctttatataatacatttacTTTTAGGCAATTcacataataaaaatgtttcggcGGAAAGAACTACAAAGGTACCTTACGTTAAGCTACCTGCGCCATTTATGACGGAAGAGGAATTCTTCAAAAATTGGAACACttggaaaaataattttcttgcaTTTAAAAGAGCGCAGAATAAAAACAATTCTGACAAGCAACAATGGGGAaacttattattaaatttaatggGTCCAGTTGGACAAGATATTCATAATACATTTGTATTCAATTTTCCAAATGACAAAGAAAATGTAGAtatattaatagaaaaatttgatgaatattacatattttcaggaagaaagaagatacctttagaaaatgtttataaatatatagatgACCTACAGGTaaagacatttaaaaatttataacaaaaattgtTCTAAgttgcatacatatgtatagtaaATTTTTAAGCACTTTATAATTCTCTTTTCTAGTTGATAatcaaagaaaaaaatattgaaaatgaagaagaattaataaaaaagaaaattttaacagAAATTAATGAACATCAATTTACAAATGCTGCTAAACAAttaattccaatatttatattttcttctgatTTCAACAAGTTAACATTAAAGGAAATCGCATTTATTTGGAAATTGTACACTGATATCATCAGTTGTTTATGTTGTGGTGGTAATCATTCTTCTGAAAAATGTCCAGCATTGGGAAAACAATGTGTAAAATGTAACAAATGGAATCATTTCCCAAGACGATGTCCAACGATTTTCATTTACAATTGCAATTATTGTGGAGGTGATCATATGCGTAAGAAGTGCCCAGCTTTTAATGAAATTTGCACAAAATGCCAGAAATTAAATCATTTTAAGTGGAAATGCCATCTTGTTCAAATTGCACAATGTCACTTTTGTGGTTTAAGCCATGCTGCATCTAGATCACTTTGTCCAGCAAAAGATTATGTTTGCTCTATTTGCAAACATATAGGGCATGTTCCTTCAAAATgtaataagaaattttatacaCATAAACATTAAAATGGTAATACTCTTTCATATAATTGAATTGAAGAATGCTTTCTTATACTTAGTATGCATCAAAAATATTAACTAAATATTAAACACTAAAAGCACATTAATCAAAGTATCTGTTCATAAcaatttattaacaattttataCATACTTTAATAcataagaaaatataatatactttttatcgcaagtatatatttatgtatgttcACAACTgattttgaaataatatattttatcaaatgttTATGTCTTTCTTTGTAACTCGtttgttttcctttttcattttatcCCATTGTAACTGTAACATATTACTTTGTCCTTTGGTACGGTAGTAGCTAAACATTAGTAACATTAGTAATGAGATAAGCATTAGTAATTATTTATTCTCATTTCTTATAGACAAGTATTCTTACTGGCGATATTCTGAACGTGCAATTATGCTTAATGACGCCATTAGATTCCATGTACCCACAACATCTTGTACTGGAACCAAATGAGAAGCCTCTAAAACATTTTCTAATCCCTCCTTCTTTAAAGttccatatattttaaatatactgcATTTTTTCTGAAAAAAATTATTCGTGTTATAATTACATTACAAAAACAAGCAAGAGATAAATAATCCTTAAAAGTAAAAATCTTACCCATATTGGACAATATATATCATTTGAATCTTTAATGTATATATCTCCAACTTTTAAAATTTTGAGGCTAACAGAAAATGCAGAATTATTTCCAGGTGTCACAGATAAAAGTGTAGCAAACGTTTCAGTTTTTGGAATAAGTTTTCCTACTGTTTGTATTGTTTTAATCCCATTTGTCTCGTAATCTTCGAAAGAAATATGTATAAGAATATTCTCCACTAGCATAGGAACATACGGAGTACCATTATATATCACATTGTTTCGTGAGGATAAGGAAATTCTCCAATCTTCCAAATCATGTACCTCATCCATCTTATATTAACTTTTCTATTCAAAATTGTGACTCCAAATCCAAATACTTTTTGAGATTCTTCTACTGCTAACTTAACCTAAAACATAAATTAAATAAGATGAAACATAAGCTTGACCTAATAAATAATCATCTTTGACATTAATTGATATTCACAGAAAAATGATAATCACTAAGAAAACtatgtttaataatatattattctattctcATTATATTTTAAAGCTATTTAAAGTTTATAGTAATTTGATTTAAATTTGTTACcaacattaaaattaataagtCAACTTAAAGCTTTTTATAATGTTGACACACATGATCAATCATTTTTTTTCAAGTCGTAAAGAAGGCACGCTTAAATAGGTAGGGAAATACCCTTCAGAAAAGGAATCATTGATACGACGAAGTCATATTGTAATAAGCTATAAAAGTGAGAGATTGTGTTCATGTGACActgcgcaacacatttttgatAATCAGGTACGTAATTATATGTCTTTGatcattataaaatataatatatgtagaaaaaactaatttcttattgtataataataaattatatgttacataattataaaaatatatacaatataacaaacattacatatataaaataaatgttaaataaattaataatattttcaaatcttttctgagaaggtattcataattttataatataatatgtcaaataaaataacttaaatcatgatcgatccggaattttcctgataattgACACCATCATATTGAATGATACacagtaaaaatgctaaaaacgtgtgggaagttgtGCAAAACGGGAAAGCTGGAAAATTCGGGTTCGGTAAACAAATTgtaggacccttttacactttcaCAAGTACCAATCACaatgactggtattggtataaatagccatgatacaaaattattttgattttaagtaaataaaaaaatacaataaaattcattatattattcctttaATTGTCGTTGtaaaagtcattacatcattgcaaATAAAGTACCAAgaagtagaaattttaaaataaaattgtaaaatcagTCATTTTTACTGGTGTGTTAGTTCTAACGTTAACACTATTTATATAGTAATGTCAtacttaaaatgaaattttttcagTTTTGTGCTGATATTGTAGATAATAAATTACTATCAACATGGATATATATGCACGACCTCCAGAACCTTTATCTGATAATGGAGATATGGTTCAAAATTGGCAAAAATGGAGAAAAGATTTCATGATATTTATGAAAGCAAGTAATTCTATAAACAAAGAACGGGATTATCAAGCTTATCTTTTAAGGACTTACATAGGAAAGATTGGTCAAGATGTTAtagaaaaaattgtttcaaaccCTTTGAAAGAGGGAGATAACATGAATATATTATTAGCAAAACTTGATAAATACTTTCTTTCCCCTAAAAATGAAGTTATAGAAAGATATAACTTTTTTAAGTCACGCAAAAACTCCAATGTCtctattgaaaattatattgtttatttgaaagtaagttaattttgaaaaactatatatattttttaatgcacTTTTTCTATGTATCTGTTAATTTCTAGAATAAAGCAAAAACTTGTAATTTTGGAAATATGACAGACAGCATAATTAGGGACAAATTAATTATTGAATTTGATAATAAACAAATGAGACAAAAGctgtttaatataaaaaatcttaatttatcaggatttatatcaatttttaatgaACATAAATCTGCCATGCAAAAGAGGAAACAGGATACAAACCAAAATAGAAAACAGATAGATGACAATAATATTAAGATTGATAATGTATCTGCTAAGAATGTTACACATTCTGATAAAGAGACTAGTAATTCAAATAAGAATAAAGAATGGGTAAGaagacaaaataaaaagaactgtCGCAAATGTAATCAGAGGCATCCTATGCAAGCCTGTTCTGCTTGGGATCTTAAATgtgaaaaatgttacaaatataaTCACAACACTAATTGTTGTCCAGTTCAGCCTACAGACACTGAAAAAATGGAAGTATGTATAAATCCATAATTTATTctaattaatatatgtattaaactTGTTTCTTCACTTTATTAacataacatttttattttgataaatttaaaaaaggaaacaaatattCCTATTAATGTATATCTACAACAGAGAAGTAATGATGACAAATGAAAGAGTACTCTTTGTATCATTTATTTATGtctaaataaaaaagtaataaaaaattcttttgtAGCATCCCACTGCTCCACCACTTTCTGATATTGACCACATGTTGTATCCAAAATTAGATCATGTCAAAACCTCTCAGGAGACACTGGTACGATTTAAAACAAAAAGAGAATGAATAAAAGTTAAATAATGATTTCTATTTTTAGAACACAAAGGAATGGTCATGGATGGAAAATG
Proteins encoded in this region:
- the LOC117157418 gene encoding uncharacterized protein LOC117157418 isoform X2 encodes the protein MDTNYRANIGKWLPPPGDVLEKWFLNSSMVTESIDNLIESIALIIQDITDSQICEFEVYKRVANDLEEITKGYKSISTTSLSTHLIYKYKMRHFLTILKRKLNVLVRFTSNLINEIVDCKSDELLRIIFRLVNIYNDVLDMDIEVSGPSTSVFCNDCPYILEPMKKISVTRILQMLAKNRAEESCHELIDCLLANYKPREKTDPSTTISGDADVSENSSIEIYRALTRHLTPPIESSASRTELEVSNIESIQTLVNTQNEQVLRLLNVVQDVSPKLFGTDALKTSKGETRLRSSAIKKVKNYYQEVAWGALSGILDHVVLWWSSEALATRHNHGAQQLKDWLSQFIQKNHVPQTVRPALQNLCDALGYHATITEWDQFFRLAYTSAFKCQSKASFTEVSDTGQMFVELFQLLVRLSNECEAGGEWVIGAPLIELPLSEQIVILHRLDHSVHTARLWIVQEAKIIAHTWELDVFFLLVKGDIVNCLEELSYLKLADHTSTLSTDSVSVQVYVCAKMRAKIVSEVNVNIDLLQKCTGKCVEILAKICRVVSLANLHMCFPRSSYWRKGSDVAPVTASLYVESYFEKVLLPVLEVIEDPETSNMILKIMCEAWLDYIYLHRIKFSQKNKRAWIARIPGIGTHASGNVRPQPGTMAGASCLEKIQLLLHRMTKTF
- the LOC117157418 gene encoding coiled-coil domain-containing protein 142 isoform X1; its protein translation is MDTNYRANIGKWLPPPGDVLEKWFLNSSMVTESIDNLIESIALIIQDITDSQICEFEVYKRVANDLEEITKGYKSISTTSLSTHLIYKYKMRHFLTILKRKLNVLVRFTSNLINEIVDCKSDELLRIIFRLVNIYNDVLDMDIEVSGPSTSVFCNDCPYILEPMKKISVTRILQMLAKNRAEESCHELIDCLLANYKPREKTDPSTTISGDADVSENSSIEIYRALTRHLTPPIESSASRTELEVSNIESIQTLVNTQNEQVLRLLNVVQDVSPKLFGTDALKTSKGETRLRSSAIKKVKNYYQEVAWGALSGILDHVVLWWSSEALATRHNHGAQQLKDWLSQFIQKNHVPQTVRPALQNLCDALGYHATITEWDQFFRLAYTSAFKCQSKASFTEVSDTGQMFVELFQLLVRLSNECEAGGEWVIGAPLIELPLSEQIVILHRLDHSVHTARLWIVQEAKIIAHTWELDVFFLLVKGDIVNCLEELSYLKLADHTSTLSTDSVSVQVYVCAKMRAKIVSEVNVNIDLLQKCTGKCVEILAKICRVVSLANLHMCFPRSSYWRKGSDVAPVTASLYVESYFEKVLLPVLEVIEDPETSNMILKIMCEAWLDYIYLHRIKFSEYGALQLLTDFAYVSKWVTNCPIISQNVRDHLLKNEVLRRCEGVGRLLLRHPGEAISMRKRLTRRTNEHGSPESPGLERMPAEMYVPNQEQWLELRASKRYNFCCTE
- the LOC117157418 gene encoding coiled-coil domain-containing protein 142 isoform X3, giving the protein MDIEVSGPSTSVFCNDCPYILEPMKKISVTRILQMLAKNRAEESCHELIDCLLANYKPREKTDPSTTISGDADVSENSSIEIYRALTRHLTPPIESSASRTELEVSNIESIQTLVNTQNEQVLRLLNVVQDVSPKLFGTDALKTSKGETRLRSSAIKKVKNYYQEVAWGALSGILDHVVLWWSSEALATRHNHGAQQLKDWLSQFIQKNHVPQTVRPALQNLCDALGYHATITEWDQFFRLAYTSAFKCQSKASFTEVSDTGQMFVELFQLLVRLSNECEAGGEWVIGAPLIELPLSEQIVILHRLDHSVHTARLWIVQEAKIIAHTWELDVFFLLVKGDIVNCLEELSYLKLADHTSTLSTDSVSVQVYVCAKMRAKIVSEVNVNIDLLQKCTGKCVEILAKICRVVSLANLHMCFPRSSYWRKGSDVAPVTASLYVESYFEKVLLPVLEVIEDPETSNMILKIMCEAWLDYIYLHRIKFSEYGALQLLTDFAYVSKWVTNCPIISQNVRDHLLKNEVLRRCEGVGRLLLRHPGEAISMRKRLTRRTNEHGSPESPGLERMPAEMYVPNQEQWLELRASKRYNFCCTE
- the LOC117157415 gene encoding uncharacterized protein LOC117157415 isoform X1, with amino-acid sequence MNCCRGFLAYLPIKKSHQRNWYNHRRDQASDGNSHNKNVSAERTTKVPYVKLPAPFMTEEEFFKNWNTWKNNFLAFKRAQNKNNSDKQQWGNLLLNLMGPVGQDIHNTFVFNFPNDKENVDILIEKFDEYYIFSGRKKIPLENVYKYIDDLQLIIKEKNIENEEELIKKKILTEINEHQFTNAAKQLIPIFIFSSDFNKLTLKEIAFIWKLYTDIISCLCCGGNHSSEKCPALGKQCVKCNKWNHFPRRCPTIFIYNCNYCGGDHMRKKCPAFNEICTKCQKLNHFKWKCHLVQIAQCHFCGLSHAASRSLCPAKDYVCSICKHIGHVPSKCNKKFYTHKH
- the LOC117157415 gene encoding uncharacterized protein LOC117157415 isoform X2, yielding MGNSHNKNVSAERTTKVPYVKLPAPFMTEEEFFKNWNTWKNNFLAFKRAQNKNNSDKQQWGNLLLNLMGPVGQDIHNTFVFNFPNDKENVDILIEKFDEYYIFSGRKKIPLENVYKYIDDLQLIIKEKNIENEEELIKKKILTEINEHQFTNAAKQLIPIFIFSSDFNKLTLKEIAFIWKLYTDIISCLCCGGNHSSEKCPALGKQCVKCNKWNHFPRRCPTIFIYNCNYCGGDHMRKKCPAFNEICTKCQKLNHFKWKCHLVQIAQCHFCGLSHAASRSLCPAKDYVCSICKHIGHVPSKCNKKFYTHKH
- the LOC117157417 gene encoding uncharacterized protein LOC117157417 produces the protein MDEVHDLEDWRISLSSRNNVIYNGTPYVPMLVENILIHISFEDYETNGIKTIQTVGKLIPKTETFATLLSVTPGNNSAFSVSLKILKVGDIYIKDSNDIYCPIWKKCSIFKIYGTLKKEGLENVLEASHLVPVQDVVGTWNLMASLSIIARSEYRHYYRTKGQSNMLQLQWDKMKKENKRVTKKDINI